Proteins from a single region of Chromobacterium sp. ATCC 53434:
- a CDS encoding cytochrome c5 family protein — MDADRKTAGRRPAALGAGAALLALLAACGGEDKPQPADLQKAETLRPADAALASKYERSCLSCHGMPASQAPLTGFAPAWEPRLRKGMPLLLSHVRDGLNAMPPRGYCNDCSDEEFTRLIAFMSGGGQGGTR, encoded by the coding sequence ATGGACGCAGACAGGAAGACAGCTGGCCGCCGGCCGGCGGCACTGGGGGCGGGGGCGGCTTTGCTGGCCTTGCTGGCCGCTTGCGGCGGGGAGGACAAGCCGCAGCCGGCCGATCTGCAGAAAGCGGAAACGCTGCGGCCGGCCGACGCGGCGCTGGCGAGCAAGTACGAGCGCTCCTGTCTGAGCTGCCACGGCATGCCGGCCAGCCAGGCGCCGCTGACCGGCTTCGCGCCGGCCTGGGAGCCGAGGCTGCGCAAGGGCATGCCCTTGCTGCTGTCCCATGTCCGCGACGGCCTGAACGCGATGCCGCCGCGCGGCTATTGCAACGACTGCAGCGACGAGGAGTTCACCCGCTTGATCGCCTTCATGTCCGGCGGCGGGCAAGGAGGGACGCGATGA
- a CDS encoding MFS transporter yields MIPVRYRILCIYSAMLAMTQYQWMRFAPITDLVSTSYGISYGQVGSLSLAVTALSLPLALPSGSLIDRISVRACLRATAVAMLLAALIRIGQPRYGCLLAGQLLFGFVQPLTMSLLVKLMLTWFPAPERGRVSALSSMVIFLGIGAAFVLVPLTAPGNVAGSLRWDAGLLALIAALTFACVPRDPALGDGAAPAGHGARSLRVDGVDLLRTRPFIAVLLMIFLTNGYFSAITTWLEPILLRQGVDTRTSGWIVVLMLAAGMASSALIVALVRAGATVGRVLSCAALCAGVGTLCLFTTGSLPLLALAGVAIGAALLSPLPLLLQLVSDAAGHARSGTATAIFWLAGNIGATLMIAALGRVVDHGDWGAAAWLLCLALLAQIAISLTGFRPGRLGVGKA; encoded by the coding sequence GTGATTCCAGTGCGTTACCGCATTCTATGCATCTACTCGGCCATGCTGGCGATGACGCAGTACCAGTGGATGCGCTTCGCGCCCATCACCGACCTGGTATCCACCAGCTACGGCATCAGTTACGGCCAGGTGGGCTCGCTGTCGCTGGCCGTGACCGCGCTGTCGCTGCCGCTGGCGCTGCCCAGCGGCAGCCTGATAGACCGGATATCGGTGCGCGCCTGCCTGCGGGCGACCGCCGTCGCCATGCTGCTGGCGGCGCTGATTCGAATCGGGCAGCCGCGCTACGGCTGCCTGCTGGCCGGTCAGCTGTTGTTCGGCTTCGTCCAGCCGCTGACCATGTCGCTGCTGGTCAAGCTGATGCTCACCTGGTTTCCGGCCCCGGAGCGCGGACGCGTGTCCGCGCTGTCCAGCATGGTCATCTTCCTGGGCATAGGCGCGGCCTTCGTGCTGGTGCCGTTGACGGCGCCGGGAAACGTGGCGGGCTCGCTGCGCTGGGATGCCGGCCTGCTGGCGTTGATCGCGGCCCTGACCTTCGCCTGCGTGCCCAGGGACCCGGCGCTTGGCGACGGCGCCGCGCCGGCCGGGCATGGCGCCCGCTCCTTACGCGTCGACGGCGTCGATCTGCTGCGCACCCGGCCCTTCATCGCCGTGCTGCTGATGATCTTCCTGACCAATGGGTATTTCTCGGCGATCACCACCTGGCTGGAGCCCATCCTGCTGCGGCAGGGCGTGGACACCCGGACGAGCGGCTGGATCGTCGTGCTGATGCTGGCGGCCGGCATGGCCAGCTCGGCCTTGATCGTCGCCCTGGTGCGCGCCGGCGCGACCGTGGGCCGGGTGCTGTCCTGCGCGGCCCTCTGCGCCGGCGTCGGCACGCTGTGCCTGTTCACCACCGGCTCGCTGCCGCTGCTGGCCCTGGCCGGCGTCGCGATCGGCGCCGCCTTGCTGTCGCCGCTGCCGCTGCTGCTGCAACTGGTTTCCGATGCCGCGGGGCATGCCCGTTCCGGCACCGCGACGGCGATTTTCTGGCTGGCTGGCAATATCGGCGCGACGCTGATGATCGCCGCGTTGGGGCGGGTCGTCGATCACGGCGACTGGGGCGCCGCCGCCTGGCTGCTGTGTCTGGCGCTGCTGGCGCAGATCGCGATTTCGCTGACCGGCTTCCGGCCGGGGAGGCTGGGCGTCGGCAAGGCCTGA
- a CDS encoding methyltransferase produces the protein MDIDCAAPQARHGDKPIFDIYFGFIHTYALLFADEIRLFDLLADGALTLDEIAARTALAARSAQALVSLCASLGLLERQADRYASTPLAQGFLTGEAASSFSGVLASARQQEEAFSYAFFKASLREGRSRLFDGVDLFDNNARDAEHCEIFTRAMHSKSRGPAEAWVRRIDLSGHDRLLDIGGGSGAHVISALERWPALQAVIFDLPTVCDIADTFIERYRATGRARTCKGDLWTSDYPAADVHFYSDIFHDWPMDKCRFLARKSFEALPSGGRVILHEMLFNPQKTGPRNVAAYNANMLLWTQGQQLSEPEVRELLETAGFAGVEVFRTQYGDWSLATGVKP, from the coding sequence ATGGACATCGACTGCGCGGCGCCGCAAGCGCGCCACGGCGACAAGCCGATATTCGACATCTACTTCGGCTTCATCCATACCTATGCCTTGCTGTTCGCCGATGAAATCCGCCTGTTCGACTTGCTGGCGGACGGCGCGCTGACGCTGGACGAGATCGCCGCCAGGACGGCGCTGGCGGCGCGCTCGGCCCAGGCGCTGGTGTCCTTGTGCGCCAGCCTGGGCCTGCTGGAGCGGCAAGCCGACCGCTACGCGTCGACGCCGCTGGCGCAAGGCTTTCTGACCGGCGAGGCGGCGAGCTCCTTCAGCGGCGTGCTGGCCTCGGCCCGCCAGCAGGAGGAGGCGTTCTCCTACGCCTTTTTCAAGGCCTCGCTGCGGGAGGGCCGCTCCCGGCTGTTCGATGGCGTCGACCTGTTCGACAACAATGCCCGCGACGCCGAGCACTGCGAGATCTTCACCCGCGCGATGCACAGCAAGAGCAGGGGACCGGCCGAGGCCTGGGTGCGGCGCATCGACCTGTCCGGCCACGACCGCCTGCTGGACATTGGCGGCGGTTCCGGCGCGCACGTCATCAGCGCGCTCGAGCGCTGGCCCGCGTTGCAGGCGGTGATCTTCGATCTGCCGACGGTTTGCGACATCGCCGACACCTTCATCGAACGCTACCGGGCGACGGGGCGCGCGCGGACGTGCAAGGGCGATCTCTGGACCTCGGACTACCCGGCCGCCGACGTGCACTTCTACAGCGACATCTTCCATGACTGGCCGATGGACAAGTGCCGGTTTCTGGCGAGGAAGAGCTTCGAGGCCCTGCCGAGCGGCGGCCGCGTCATCCTGCACGAGATGCTGTTCAATCCGCAGAAGACCGGTCCGCGGAACGTCGCGGCATACAACGCCAATATGCTGCTATGGACCCAGGGCCAGCAACTGTCGGAGCCGGAGGTCCGGGAGCTGCTGGAGACGGCGGGCTTCGCCGGCGTCGAGGTGTTCCGGACGCAATACGGCGACTGGAGTCTGGCCACCGGCGTCAAACCCTAG
- a CDS encoding HAD-IIB family hydrolase codes for MAYDDSWLIVSDFDETFMPAQPSREAEAGIERLQDCLAGLRRGHRLLFGWATGNSRTAILEKMRRYPAFHWDFALTSLGTELYWNRAGRVEEDPDWPPRDAGEFERRVARLAGLFETHGLALQPQGAAFQQQRIRGYYLPADGRETAAMERIHSLCEQVGLEASITYASSAAGDPEAVYDVAILNPGCGKRQGVDFIARRHAVDPDRVIAFGDSCNDIEMLRAYRNGYLVGNALPEARRAFSRVVDGHYCHGIVDGLQRHF; via the coding sequence ATGGCATACGACGATAGCTGGCTGATCGTTTCCGATTTCGACGAGACCTTCATGCCGGCGCAGCCGTCGCGCGAGGCGGAGGCGGGGATAGAAAGGCTGCAGGATTGCCTGGCTGGACTCAGGCGCGGCCATCGCCTGCTGTTCGGTTGGGCGACCGGCAACAGCCGGACGGCCATCCTGGAGAAAATGCGGCGTTATCCGGCTTTCCACTGGGACTTCGCGCTGACCAGCCTGGGCACCGAACTGTACTGGAATCGTGCCGGACGGGTGGAGGAGGACCCGGACTGGCCGCCGCGGGACGCCGGGGAGTTCGAGCGGCGGGTGGCGCGTCTGGCCGGGCTGTTCGAGACGCACGGCCTGGCGCTGCAACCGCAAGGGGCCGCTTTCCAGCAGCAGCGCATCCGCGGCTATTACCTGCCGGCCGACGGCCGGGAGACGGCGGCGATGGAGCGGATTCACAGCCTGTGCGAGCAGGTGGGACTGGAGGCGTCGATCACTTACGCCAGTTCCGCCGCCGGCGATCCGGAGGCGGTCTACGACGTGGCCATTCTGAATCCGGGCTGCGGCAAGCGGCAGGGCGTCGATTTCATCGCCCGCCGGCACGCCGTCGATCCCGACCGGGTCATCGCGTTCGGCGACAGCTGCAACGATATCGAGATGCTGCGGGCCTATCGGAACGGCTACCTGGTGGGGAACGCGCTGCCGGAGGCCAGGCGGGCTTTCAGCCGGGTGGTCGACGGCCATTACTGCCATGGCATCGTCGACGGTCTGCAACGACATTTCTGA
- a CDS encoding DUF1349 domain-containing protein, which translates to MADGASGIDAALRIGGRLFASRHGARCRFEGEALTMESEADSDGFNIPGLHVADRLGTLLAPLSGAFTLAADVSLSSRAKFDAAGLFVAVGEHRLKFGVEEYGSGKKIVSVHSAPYSDEANGIDVGNEPVRLFVSRSADVFSCYVRGADGAVLFHRAFYVDGCPDEALAGFCVQSPFSAGAEGRFADIGISPEPMAHVRE; encoded by the coding sequence ATGGCTGACGGCGCAAGCGGCATCGATGCGGCGCTGCGCATAGGCGGCCGTCTGTTCGCGTCCCGGCATGGCGCGCGATGCCGGTTCGAGGGGGAGGCGCTGACCATGGAGAGCGAGGCCGACAGCGACGGCTTCAACATTCCGGGCCTGCATGTGGCGGACCGCCTGGGAACGCTGCTTGCCCCGTTGTCGGGCGCGTTCACGCTGGCCGCCGACGTCAGCCTGTCCAGCCGGGCGAAGTTCGATGCGGCGGGGCTGTTCGTCGCCGTCGGCGAGCATCGCTTGAAATTCGGCGTCGAGGAGTACGGTTCCGGCAAGAAGATCGTCTCGGTCCACTCCGCGCCGTACAGCGACGAGGCCAACGGCATCGATGTCGGGAACGAGCCGGTACGGCTGTTCGTGTCGCGCAGCGCGGACGTGTTCTCCTGCTATGTACGGGGGGCGGACGGCGCCGTTCTGTTTCATCGGGCCTTTTATGTCGATGGCTGCCCGGACGAGGCGCTGGCCGGCTTTTGCGTGCAGTCGCCGTTTTCCGCCGGCGCCGAGGGGCGATTCGCCGACATCGGGATTTCGCCGGAGCCGATGGCGCATGTCAGGGAGTGA